The following is a genomic window from bacterium.
TTAAGCAGGAGAAGGGTACCAGCCATCATGAACTCGATATCATCCGCATGGGCTGCCGCCGCAAGAGCTACGATTTTCTTCGATAGGCCTTGTGATGTTGTCACTGGTGAATCTCTCTTTTTTTAAATAATTGAAAAGGTGGATATGGTGTTTATAAGCTCCAGTCCCCGTTCGATGAGTTTGCATAGAGATATAGATTGTATCTTTCAAGTTAATATATAAAAAACATTGCCACTGTTCTACTTTTTATGTTATTATTTAAAACAGTCGAAGATAACAAAAAATTTATTTCCTCAATTTTCTCTTCAATAGTACTAACAATAGCATGAGTATTATGGACAACAGCCAGATTTTCGAAAAACTGACCGAGCGAACGAGACAGGCAGTTGCTTATTATTGGCAGACACGATCTGTTCAGCGGGGCAGGCAGGAACAAAGCGGCAAAACCGATCACGGATTGCGAAGCGCTGTTACCGGCGGTGCCCAGATGGATGGTTTTATCAATTTATTCACAGAAATGATTATTCAAACTGGAATTCCTGAAAAGTATATCTTTCGTAAGAAAGCCGTTGAACTTCCCGGATTCTTCAGGCCAACAAAGGAATGGGATTTGTTGGTTGTTAAAGACCAAACCCTGATTACAGCTTTGGAAGCGAAATCTCAGGTGGGACCTTCTTTCGGTAATAATTTCAATAATCGTACAGAGGAAGC
Proteins encoded in this region:
- a CDS encoding PaeR7I family type II restriction endonuclease, with the translated sequence MDNSQIFEKLTERTRQAVAYYWQTRSVQRGRQEQSGKTDHGLRSAVTGGAQMDGFINLFTEMIIQTGIPEKYIFRKKAVELPGFFRPTKEWDLLVVKDQTLITALEAKSQVGPSFGNNFNNRTEEALGSAIDLWTAFREHAYHGSSQPFLGYFFMLEDCEASTRPVGVQEPHFRVLPEFIGASYMLRYELFCRKLVLERHYTASAFITSTKRDGLNGHFKIPAQDLSVERFIKMMMGYVKTFV